CATGATAATGCCGCTCATTAATTCTCTGTCCACAGATTATAGCAATGAAGAAACCATATAGCAAGCCCACCAGAATAACGGCCAATACTGAATCATGAAGCAATGCATCAGCAAAACATAAGGCACCTAAGTTGTTCacaaatctctacatcaagcaaaGAAACTAGGGACTGCATTAGACCCTCCAGAAATGTTTTCTTGAAATACAGAAATAAAAGATGACCCagaagaaaaatacaaaaataaaatatcagtATGTTTTTCGAGGGAGATGTTAATGGATTGATCGTTGGACTGTGTTTAACAAGCCTATCCAGCTCTAAGCATGCTTGATCAACCGTTGAGAATGTTTTGGttcttaatttaaataaaatgaaaTTTTCTCTATATATTATCATATCTAGAGGATTAATCTGGTTGCATCAGATTAAAACACGACTGAAACATAGATGCTCTACAACTCAATAGACATTAGCTTCAAAGCCAACCTCCCATATCATAACGGTGGCATATTATATGGAAAATAATAAATTTGGTATACATAATCTCAATTCTCGAGTGATATGCTATAAGTAGTTTGGTCTAAAGCATATTAGCACCACACCAGTAGGTCCCTTGGGTCATGGCAAAGTGGTGCTAAAGCAGTTCTATAAGCTCTTCCATGTGAGCTGACACGTTTCCATATTATGGTTTCTTAATCAGAAAAGGGGAGTCAGATCAACAAGCATACAAACAATAGTGTGGCAGCAGGGTATCTAATTGCCACTCACTGGAATCTAGAGAATTCTGTATTCCATGAAAAGTTATGTTGAGCATGCCAGAGATCAAGTGGGAAGGTCATTATGCCTCCATACAAGGGAAGAAAGAATTGACATGTGCATTTGATTTTGCATGCTATAAAACTACTGACTGAGCACCAGGTAAGACCATGTTAGGGAAGTCCCACTCCATAATGGTTGTTGGGGAAGTTGCACCATGTTTCAAGAGAAGTGATTAGATAATGTGATCAGTGGGTTGCTACTGGACCAATTACAGATCACAATGAGTCTCCAACACAATGGAAGGAAAAGGCACCAGGATCATAAAAAGCATGACGGCTTGCAATTATTTGAGAACCTCATATTTCCCACAGGTATGTTATGCATTTAGTGGGCCCCACAAAAGTCCTTAAGGATATGACCATGTAAGATTATGATACCAACAATCTTGAATAAAGATATAACAGAATAATAAATTCATTTGCATATATAACTGATGAACTTGAGTGGTTTAACAATGTTAACAATGGCTTAAAATTTAAATGTTTGTGCCATATTGGCAGGATCCACTGTAAAGTTACTAGCTCATAGGTTGGTGTGGACGTTCACTCCTAATCTAAGCTTGTTTGATAATTCCACTGTAATGTTACTAGCTAGTGGTTTGACAATGATAATTCTGTACTACCTCTTTGAGAATTAACATTAAGCTAGTAGCTGGTAAAACAATTTCTTATCAGATCATCCGTGCAACTTAGAATCAAAGCTCAATAACCAACACCCAGATGAGTTAATTCAGAAAACACCTTGGCGTCCATTAACAGCATAAGAGCCTAAATCAGAACTTGTCAATAGATACAGATTCAAGTGGGCCAAGGTTTTTGTGTCCACTAACACAATGACGACTTCCATGACATTAAACTTGAAATCTGCATAATGCCTGTACAAGAGTTATCATGAAGCCAAGAAATTAAACAGAGTTGGCAAAAGGGAACTTACTGGCCATTGTATAGAATCCATAAGGATGTTCTTCATAACCAAACATTTCTCTCAGTTCTTCACCGTAGAATCTGTAGACCAGCATACCCAAGAAAGCCACAACCTGTCAAATGCATTTCAAGAAAATTCATGAAACCAAAAACACGATAAAACTTCAGCAATTTCTTAAAGAGTGCAAATGATTTATACTTGTATGGAAAGGCCACACCATTTATATAGTTATGCTTCAGCTTCTAAAGTTAACATGTATTGATGAACAATTTCAGTGATGATCACAGAAAAAAGATAATACCCAAAGGGAAAACTATGATGCATCATGATAAATTAACTAGTTTTCTGTGCTAGTGCAAGAGAAACCTTTCTATAAAAAGCTAGCTTTATATTGGAATCTGAACTCAGAAGATATTTTAACCAAACAATCTGAAATATCTTAAAGACCATTTAGACCCTATTTGATTCTTACTAGAACTGCATCACCTAAAAACCATTTGCAAAGATTTATTTTCTGACTGCAGGCAATAGGAATGGACATTATCCACAAGCTACAACAGTCTACAAATAAGAGTTCTATTTCAACAGACTAAAAAATCACACTGCAACTCTTGTAGTTCTTAAATAAATTCATCTAGCACATGTGGCATTTGCACTGTTGAACCAAAACAAGATCAAAATGACCAAAATACAGAAAGGACATGCTGTATTTTGCTTGGTTAGAAAGAACAAATCCTGTTTCTTTCTATGGCACTAGAAGTTGTAAGCATTGTTTTACATGGAATAATCATGTTGAGAGTACTCAAGTGGATCTAGTAGTATGTGCTCAAGGCTGAGGCACACATGACTTTTAAGTAGAAATTTCAGCTACTACTTGAAAAGTCAATTCTACAACCAAATTTAATTCTACTTTAGGAACTAAAAGATCAAGATCATCATCTTAGTCCCCAAAGATTGTGGACAAGAAAACTCATGATTCTTCATATTTCTTAAAGGTTAAGAACCAACAATGTGTGTTCTTTTATGAAAACTTTACAGTTGTTGATATATTGAGCAGGGGCTGCGAATGTTATGAAGCCTTAttcatgcagattaaaacattctacttttcattttaattcatATATATTAAGAAGGCTTCTGATAATAACAGTGATAGTTGCCAGTACCTGGGGTGAAAGACAGCTGACATTTCCAGTACGGCTAAAATGGATATGGTAAAATAGATAACTATTCAAGAAGTTTAAATTAGATAACTATCAATAGGGCCAAAATGGATCAGATGCAGAAGAGATGTTGGAAAGaccaaggtttgaaatttcgtaccgtactagtgtatcgagctttgctcggtacggtacgatacgttgtaccgagcgatatgcctatatatatatgtatatgtatatttgtatgtatatatacatatacatatatatatatcattcttcATCGAAGGCCGTAGACATCTCCGGCCTTCGACGAAGAAGAAGGCCGCAAAGTCATAGACGAGGCGATGAAGGAGACCGCCTCTTCCGTTGCTCTAGCCACCACCTTCGCTGATCCCCACGCCTCCAGATCCTCCTCTTTACAACTCTCCTCGTTGTTACCTCCTAGATCGGGATCGACGAGGGAGGGCAACGCCGGATCCGGATCAAGAAAGGGCGTGGAAACAAGTTCAAgccgaggttctcccgattctccctcttcttcgaacgtccactccttcttcttccttcttcgacgCTTCTCCCTCAGCCTCGCCACAGCCAGGCCACTATATCGAGCGGACTGCCCGCTACTGGTTCACGGGCGGTACAATTCAAAATCGCAAACCTTGGGAAAGACCATAtcgatatatatttttaatcagtGGAAAGATCAGATATTGATATTGAAAGAGCACTAAAATATGTAACCATATATGAAATAGAATAGATGATACTCAGATGCCTGATGACTGACACAAATTTAGATCAGATTTAAGGTGGATATATATGCAAATTACATAAATTGGACATATGACAAACAAATAATTAAAGCACTTACTGAAAACAATAAACTACATTCCataggaaaataaaaaataaaaaacaaatgtgaaaagaaaagggaaaaaagaggatacaatatataaaaaagaatcaaatatgaaataacacatttaaatacTTCAGATATATCCAGTATTTGGATATCAGAATTCAATGGAACTAGCCACATAACCGTAtccatatttaaataattttggatAGCAATGTTTAGAGAAAAATATAGCAGCAAGCAGACATTGTATAATCATTTGCCATTCCTAGATCCAAAATGCAACTTTCTAGCAGATGGTAAGATCAATCGAGACTAAAGACAGTAAAAGACATGTAAGTTCTAAAAGACATTCAATTTTGTTGGGCAAATCtattgaaagaaaaaaagatgtACATTTTACCAATTGCACAATAACAAATATAAGGACATGGTCCCTAGCTACAAGGAGCTGAAACTTCAATCTAAGCCACCAGCGATCCGGAGGCACATTTGCTCGCAATAAGAAAACTGCCCTGCACTCTGTACAGTGTGCAAATGCAAAGCCCTCCTGTTAGAAGAAAGCAGATAGGTGATAAACTTGCCTTTATCAAAGAGGAAAGAATATGAAAACAACCAACAAGTTGAAAATAAAGTATTGCACAGTTTTGCCCGTAGAAAAATAATTTACCCAACAGTAATTGATCATTAGGTAAACTGAATATGGCTAAAATTTGAGTGAAAATTTGATATCAACTTATATAGTTGTACCTTAGTTGATCTCCAGTTATCAAGACAGGACCGATGCACATACTTCTGTGTACCCCTGCAATAGCAAGGTGCAATCAAGTCGTCACCTGTAGGAAAATCTAAGATATCGtcaataaaaaaatgaattaatACTATTATGCAGCATAACACAGTCAATTtaacatatttttatatttatgctaCTATATCCTAGATTTGTATCAGTAATTCTGTCAAATTTACATGCTCCATAACAATATAACTTCCTTGTGAATCTTAGTGTACCGATTATGATTAGTAGAGACCTCCGATATCAAGGCAAATCCGGCATTGTGGAGGATCTTGATTGACCAGATTGCGACGCTCATCGTCAATATCatcatcaacattttgatcacaaTCGCTGAGCACAGGTCTAATTTCACTTGAAGATGTCAACTCCTGGGAACTGCCTGCAG
Above is a genomic segment from Musa acuminata AAA Group cultivar baxijiao chromosome BXJ3-4, Cavendish_Baxijiao_AAA, whole genome shotgun sequence containing:
- the LOC135635721 gene encoding uncharacterized protein LOC135635721 isoform X2, whose product is MYGYDWIFTMQLVSNDCQEISDTEPILPKLTAAGSSQELTSSSEIRPVLSDCDQNVDDDIDDERRNLVNQDPPQCRICLDIGGDDLIAPCYCRGTQKYVHRSCLDNWRSTKEGFAFAHCTECRAVFLLRANVPPDRWWLRLKFQLLVARDHVLIFVIVQLVVAFLGMLVYRFYGEELREMFGYEEHPYGFYTMAILAVILVGLLYGFFIAIICGQRINERHYHVLAKQELTKEYVVENRDENKNLPELDPSHVTELRMLGLY
- the LOC135635721 gene encoding uncharacterized protein LOC135635721 isoform X1 translates to MLVRCLPLMKSRPFTASIFLPDELVSNDCQEISDTEPILPKLTAAGSSQELTSSSEIRPVLSDCDQNVDDDIDDERRNLVNQDPPQCRICLDIGGDDLIAPCYCRGTQKYVHRSCLDNWRSTKEGFAFAHCTECRAVFLLRANVPPDRWWLRLKFQLLVARDHVLIFVIVQLVVAFLGMLVYRFYGEELREMFGYEEHPYGFYTMAILAVILVGLLYGFFIAIICGQRINERHYHVLAKQELTKEYVVENRDENKNLPELDPSHVTELRMLGLY